Proteins encoded together in one Musa acuminata AAA Group cultivar baxijiao chromosome BXJ3-6, Cavendish_Baxijiao_AAA, whole genome shotgun sequence window:
- the LOC135584716 gene encoding protein TIFY 9-like: MSRDVVEFDFFAMEKTRSRAMDQSTSAPGAKLSAISRMNPQLLRNVISSVGRTPIPPPLSLLVLNPSDLSARRNDSVTAPLTIFYNGTVAVFDLAQNKAEAIMKMAEISGKGLLDKLDEDLLPMARKKSLQRFFQKRKERLTAAGPYERRQATGSAKNTC, from the exons ATGTCGAGAGATGTCGTGGAATTCGATTTCTTTGCGATGGAGAAGACACGATCCCGCGCCATGGATCAAAGCACCTCCGCCCCAG GCGCCAAGCTGAGCGCCATCTCCAGGATGAATCCGCAACTCCTGcggaacgtgatctcctccgtcgGGAGAACACCGATTCCACCTCCGCTGTCGCTTCTTGTTCTGAATCCGTCCGATCTGTCCGCACGAAGGAACGATTCTGTAACGGCGCCATTAACGATCTTTTACAACGGCACCGTCGCCGTTTTCGATCTTGCGCAGAATAAG GCGGAGGCAATAATGAAGATGGCGGAGATCAGCGGGAAAGGGTTGCTAGATAAACTTGACGAAG ATCTGTTGCCGATGGCTCGGAAGAAATCACTGCAGCGCTTCTTCCAGAAGCGCAAAGAGAG GTTGACGGCAGCAGGTCCATACGAGAGGAGACAGGCGACGGGTTCGGCTAAGAATACGTGTTGA
- the LOC135640247 gene encoding protein JINGUBANG-like has product MRSSEFYSSLPPSRSSSPHICHPLLPSSSVTTLSLSLSLSTIPSLSPSFPSILSLSLPLNPFSLLCTSSHLTYMKEGSRGGGGGSCGGQTLFAEAGGGLPRPSKDSTLMHSDPLIKSTSEEEFPTRHSNGSTASPGYSSDHSASTTDTQNSSADNSPFHMSPWNHQPATSSASSGGPLPGATNTTTDLFPSGTGLVGSLVREEGHIYSVAAIGGLLYTGSDSKNIRVWKNQKEYAGFKSNSGLVKAIVISTDHRIFTGHQDGKIRVWKVSPKNPRVHKRVGTLPRFKDLLKSSINPSNYVEARRRHHRSAVWIRHTDAVSCLCLSEDQSLLYSGSWDRTLKVWRVEDLRCVESVNAHDDAVNAVVVGFNGLVFTGSADGTVKAWRREELPKPTGKKGGKKQAGLTRHQPAVTLVRQDMAVTALAINVAAGLMYGGSSDGGISWWDRGGVGASGGCGGVLRGHKVAVLCLVAAGSLLFSGSADKTICVWRRDGGGGHVCMSMLTGHSGPVKCLAVEADLDDCGGGRWVIYSGSLDKSVKVWKVAESAASASGNPQPPAQRWDSEGASADDHGAPRYDLY; this is encoded by the coding sequence ATGCGGTCGTCCGAGTTCTACTCTTCGCTTCCTCCCTCTCGCTCCTCCTCTCCTCACATCTGTCATccccttcttccctcctcctctgtcaccaccctctctctctctctctctctctcgaccatTCCTTCTCTGTCGCCATCCTTCCCGTCCATTCTCTCTCTGTCGCTCCCCTTGAATCCTTTCTCACTACTCTGTACTTCCAGCCATTTGACATACATGAAAGAAGGAtcaagaggtggtggtggtggcagctGCGGAGGCCAAACTCTGTTCGCAGAAGCTGGCGGCGGACTCCCGCGCCCTTCCAAGGATTCAACCCTCATGCATTCCGATCCCCTAATCAAGTCCACCAGCGAGGAGGAGTTCCCCACCCGCCACAGCAACGGCTCCACCGCCAGCCCCGGTTACTCCTCCGACCACAGCGCCTCCACCACCGACACCCAGAACTCCTCCGCTGACAACTCTCCCTTCCACATGTCGCCCTGGAACCACCAACCCGCCACCTCATCTGCTTCCTCCGGCGGCCCTCTTCCGGGGGCGACCAACACCACCACAGACCTCTTCCCCTCGGGCACTGGCCTCGTCGGCTCCCTCGTCCGCGAGGAAGGCCACATCTACTCCGTTGCTGCCATCGGCGGCCTCCTGTATACCGGATCCGACAGCAAGAACATCCGAGTGTGGAAGAACCAAAAGGAGTACGCGGGTTTCAAGTCGAATAGCGGCCTCGTGAAGGCCATAGTCATATCCACCGACCACCGCATCTTCACCGGCCACCAAGATGGAAAGATCCGGGTCTGGAAGGTCTCCCCCAAGAATCCACGGGTCCACAAGCGCGTCGGAACGCTCCCTCGCTTCAAGGACCTGCTGAAGAGCTCCATCAACCCAAGCAACTACGTCGAGGCCCGGCGGCGCCACCACCGGTCCGCTGTCTGGATCCGGCACACCGACGCCGTGTCCTGTCTCTGCTTGAGCGAGGACCAGAGCTTGCTGTACTCGGGGTCGTGGGACCGGACGCTGAAGGTGTGGCGCGTGGAGGACTTGCGGTGCGTCGAGTCCGTGAACGCCCACGACGACGCCGTCAACGCGGTGGTGGTCGGGTTCAACGGGCTGGTTTTCACCGGCTCGGCGGACGGCACGGTGAAGGCGTGGAGGAGGGAGGAATTGCCCAAGCCGACCGGGAAGAAGGGAGGGAAGAAGCAAGCCGGTCTGACGAGGCACCAGCCGGCGGTGACCCTGGTGCGGCAGGACATGGCAGTGACGGCGCTGGCAATCAACGTGGCAGCGGGGTTGATGTACGGGGGATCGTCCGACGGCGGGATCAGCTGGTGGGACCGGGGAGGTGTGGGTGCGTCCGGCGGGTGCGGAGGGGTTCTCCGGGGGCACAAGGTGGCGGTGCTGTGCCTGGTGGCGGCGGGCAGCCTGTTGTTCAGTGGGTCCGCGGACAAGACGATATGCGTGTGGCGGCGGGATGGGGGAGGCGGCCACGTGTGTATGTCGATGCTGACGGGGCACTCCGGACCCGTCAAGTGCCTGGCCGTGGAGGCCGACCTCGACGACTGCGGGGGAGGGAGGTGGGTGATCTACAGTGGGAGCTTAGACAAGTCCGTCAAGGTGTGGAAGGTAGCGGAATCAGCCGCGTCGGCATCCGGTAATCCGCAGCCACCGGCTCAGCGGTGGGACTCGGAAGGCGCGTCGGCCGACGACCATGGCGCTCCACGCTACGATTTGTACTAA
- the LOC103988647 gene encoding protein CURLY FLAG LEAF 1-like has product MTAPNIEMISVFLRSCDLGRVGAAHLAEVSDESAGEVTVELNSETALPCHWEQCLDMRSGQVYYINRETGIRTTKDPRTAVATAAAAAAASYSSCYQSKQDSSSDDSCSEIDGSDDDENSVDTANSCLTSLSSTSSTDTAAAAGGSQILVSAGCRSCFMYFMIPKSVDACPKCGSGGFLKLGRHGCV; this is encoded by the exons ATGACGGCGCCCAACATCGAAATGATTTCTGTTTTTCTTAGGAGTTGCGATCTGGGGAGAGTCGGAGCGGCTCATCTCGCGGAGGTGAGCGATGAGAGCGCGGGGGAAGTCACGGTGGAGCTGAACTCGGAGACGGCGCTCCCTTGTCACTGGGAGCAGTGTCTAGACATGCGG TCGGGGCAAGTCTACTACATCAACCGGGAGACTGGGATCAGGACGACCAAGGACCCAAGAACCGccgtcgccaccgccgccgccgccgccgccgcctcctattCGTCCTGCTACCAGTCCAAGCAAGACTCCTCCTCTGACGACAGCTGCTCCGAAATCGACGGCAGCGACGACGACGAGAACAGCGTCGATACCGCCAACTCCTGCCTCACCTCCCTCTCATCCACCTCCTCCACAGATACTGCAGCAGCGGCCGGCGGCAGCCAAATCCTCGTTTCCGCCGGCTGCCGCTCCTGCTTCATGTACTTCATGATCCCGAAGAGCGTCGACGCCTGCCCCAAATGCGGCAGCGGCGGCTTCCTCAAACTTGGCCGCCACGGCTGCGTCTGA